The following is a genomic window from Planctomycetia bacterium.
CGGTTTTGAGCAACCAGTATTTGGCGTCTGCCATCGTTTGATTCGCTATCTCAAGTCCGCGACGCGTTTGGCCAGGGCCTTGCCGGTGGTTTCATCTTGCGCTTCGGCGATCAGGCGGGCGATCGGTTCGGTGTTTGACGGGCGGACATGCACCCAGCCCTCCGGCCAATCGATGCGCACGCCGTCGACATTGCTGATCCGCTGGTCGGCGAAGTTGCGCTGGATGTGATCGAGCCAGTCCCGCGTCTGCTGGGGCGAAAGGTCGTACTTCTGCTTGATCATCGTGTAGCTCGGCATCTCATCGACGATCGCGGCGAGGGGCCGCCAATCCTCGGCAAGCAGGCTCAGCACCATTCCCATGGATGAGAGACTGTCTCTCACAAGCGTGATGCGCGGGTCAATCACGCCGCCGTTGCCCTCGCCGCCGATGACACAGCGATGAGCCGTAATCGCGTCGACCACGTTTGCTTCGCCGACGGCCGTACGATGAACGACGCAGCCCCTGCCCGCCTTCGCCGCGATGTCGTCGATCATCCGCGAGGTCGACAGATTCGTCGCCGCGGCGCCCGGCGTCTTTGAAAAAATGTATTTTGCAGCCAGGGCCAGGGTGTATTCCTCGCCGATGTAGCGGCCGGTGTTGTCGACGATGGCCAGTCGATCGGCGTCCGGGTCCTGGGCGAAGCCGATGTCCGCGCCGCTCGCCTTGACCGCTTCGCACAGGCTGACGAGGTTTTCCGCCGTCGGCTCGGGCGTGTGCGCAAAGCGGCCGTTCGGTTCGGCGTTCATGTGCTCGACCCGGCAGTCCAGCCGCTCCAGCAGCATTCGACCGCTGGCGCCGCCGGCCCCATTGACGCTGTCGAGGACGACGTGGAGCTGTCGACGCCTGATGGCGGCCATGTCGAGTGTGCGCATCACCTTGGCCACATGGCGATCGTTGGTACTTAAGTCGCGTTCCATTCGGCCGATGTTCTCGACATCGGCGAAGCGCGTTCGCTTCGAGCGGTAGATTGAGAAGATTTCTTCGGCGGTCCTGGCGGACGGGGCGCGGCCGGGGGCGACGAGAAACTTGATTCCGTTCCAGACGATCGGATTATGGCTGGCGGTGATGACGATCCCGCCCTTGGCGTTGAGTTCGCTGACCATCAGGGCGACGCCGGGCGTGGTGGCGATGCCAAGTTCGACGACGTTACAGCCGACGGCGAGCAAGCCGCTTTCAACGGCGCCCTTGACCATCTCACCGGACGGCCGGGAGTCCATGCCGAGAACCACGGCGCCGCCGTCGAGAAACGTGCCGAACGCCGCTCCCATGCTCGCGGCGAGCTCGGGCGTCATGGTCTCGCCAATCAGCCCACGGACCCCGGAAACGCTCATCATCAAGGCCATGTCTGATCCTTTGAGGCCTGTACTACGTAATAGCTGTTATTCTAACGTGAGATTCGGTGCGCGCCCCATAGCGCATTCGGGCGGAGGTTCAGCATGAGGGGCAATTGACTACGTCAATCGGCGGGCTGGGTCGTCGGCGCGGGGGTTGCCGCCTTGTCGTCGGCCGGAGCGGATGCAGGTGTCTCAAGCGGAACACTCTCATCGGGCACGGGGTTGTGACCCAGGACGATGCGTCCGCAGACGGGGCAGATGGTGTCACCGCTTTTTCCGAGGGTCTCTTTGAGGACGACGTAATCAGGTGTTTCCTTGCGCTTGCCGTCGGGCGTCCAGAAACACCGCTCGACCGGGTAGCCGGTCTTTTTTTGAGTGAAAGGTGATAGGACAGGCCAATGATCGCCCTCCTTCATCGAGTACTCGAAGACTTTGTTGGTCTCGATGCACATGAAGGTGCCGGGAATCGGCTCAGCCTCGGGAATCGGGGCTGTCGTAAGCGTTTTGTAGGTGAGGTAGCCCGCCGCGCCGAAGAGGGCGAGGAAAACAATGATCCCAAGTCCGCCGCTGAGCGGTCCCGCCGCTGACGGAGAGGATGGACGAGGTTTTGAAGTGTTGGTCACGGAATCGGTGCTGCTGTTCTCAATAGTCAATCTGCACCTATGGGTCTGGATGCCGATTCCATATTATCCGGTCGGGCCGCAATGACCAAACCCTTTTGATGGCGATCCGCATTCATTATTCTTCATAGGGGAGTCTTAACAATCGAAGGGCAGGGACCGGGGCATTACGTCAGACCAAGTCCGCCTGATCCGCACGAATCCATCCATCCTTGCCGTCGGAGAGCTGTATTCGATACCAG
Proteins encoded in this region:
- the glmM gene encoding phosphoglucosamine mutase; the encoded protein is MALMMSVSGVRGLIGETMTPELAASMGAAFGTFLDGGAVVLGMDSRPSGEMVKGAVESGLLAVGCNVVELGIATTPGVALMVSELNAKGGIVITASHNPIVWNGIKFLVAPGRAPSARTAEEIFSIYRSKRTRFADVENIGRMERDLSTNDRHVAKVMRTLDMAAIRRRQLHVVLDSVNGAGGASGRMLLERLDCRVEHMNAEPNGRFAHTPEPTAENLVSLCEAVKASGADIGFAQDPDADRLAIVDNTGRYIGEEYTLALAAKYIFSKTPGAAATNLSTSRMIDDIAAKAGRGCVVHRTAVGEANVVDAITAHRCVIGGEGNGGVIDPRITLVRDSLSSMGMVLSLLAEDWRPLAAIVDEMPSYTMIKQKYDLSPQQTRDWLDHIQRNFADQRISNVDGVRIDWPEGWVHVRPSNTEPIARLIAEAQDETTGKALAKRVADLR